The Sorangiineae bacterium MSr11367 genome window below encodes:
- a CDS encoding glutamate ABC transporter substrate-binding protein, with product MNSCRTASLMGMGVLAIVMALGACGKKDEPRAAGSTSAAVGTGDKCASSGVKLTPATDVKIEGSKTYDKIKGAGKIVVGVKADQPNLGYKDADGKRCGFDIEVAQLVAARIGIDPSKIEYKEIPSTNRETAIKGGEIDYYVGTYSITDKRKNDVGFAGPYFIAGQDLLVRKDESAITGKDTLQGKKVCSATGSTPLQRVREQKLTDDGNISEFKTYSECVSQLLDKKVDAVTTDDAILKGFAAQSPSKLKVIGQPFSQEKYGIGVAKDDTAFRNAVNDVLEAANKDGTWKKIYDGTLGLSGSSATQPPAERY from the coding sequence ATGAACTCCTGCAGAACTGCGTCTTTGATGGGTATGGGTGTCCTCGCGATCGTGATGGCGTTGGGCGCGTGTGGAAAGAAGGACGAGCCGCGTGCTGCCGGCAGCACGAGCGCCGCCGTGGGCACGGGCGACAAATGCGCCAGCTCGGGCGTCAAGCTCACGCCCGCCACGGACGTGAAAATCGAGGGAAGCAAGACGTACGACAAGATCAAGGGCGCCGGCAAAATCGTGGTCGGTGTGAAGGCCGACCAACCGAACCTGGGATACAAAGACGCCGACGGAAAGCGGTGCGGGTTCGATATCGAAGTTGCCCAGCTGGTCGCCGCGCGCATCGGCATCGACCCGTCGAAGATCGAATACAAAGAGATCCCTTCGACCAACCGCGAGACGGCCATCAAGGGCGGCGAAATCGATTACTACGTGGGCACGTACTCCATCACCGACAAGCGCAAGAACGACGTCGGATTCGCAGGTCCGTACTTCATCGCCGGCCAAGATCTCTTGGTCCGCAAAGACGAATCGGCCATCACCGGCAAGGATACGTTGCAGGGCAAGAAGGTGTGCTCGGCCACGGGCTCGACGCCCTTGCAGCGCGTGCGCGAGCAAAAGCTGACCGACGACGGGAACATCAGCGAGTTCAAAACTTACTCCGAGTGTGTCTCGCAGCTGCTCGACAAGAAGGTCGACGCGGTCACCACCGACGATGCCATCTTGAAGGGATTTGCCGCGCAAAGCCCGAGCAAGCTCAAAGTCATCGGCCAGCCTTTCAGCCAGGAGAAGTACGGCATCGGCGTGGCCAAGGATGATACGGCCTTCCGCAATGCGGTGAACGACGTGCTCGAAGCGGCCAACAAAGACGGCACCTGGAAGAAGATCTACGACGGCACCTTGGGTCTGTCCGGATCGTCGGCGACGCAACCTCCCGCCGAACGCTACTGA
- a CDS encoding protein kinase, translated as MPKNVGEVEYAAGVVLAGKYRIVRRLGGGAMGTVYEVTQTDLERTCAVKVMKASLARDAAMVARFRAEAQTHSLLEGSAHICTVFDFGGLDDADGTPFYAMTLLRGRPLSELIHYYYAIKQRRFPPKIALAIAHQISKALAFAHERGVVHCDIKPENLFVHVLGQTWWVLVVDFGIAHRVASTVRTDDLFIGTPPFSPREQVLGRQPSPKMDIHAVGVVLFILLTGRAPYAHLGAAGLAAVLSARPPAAPLLSQFGDYPRDLTALIARCLSHNADERPDARYLAARFHDLANELPESAARPDESPKPALTAPITPSETPLAISRWQQDQDKWDRTQRRLQRRESLRRLGKRTGVTLAIAFGVAGASSTGVLLLRKPAVPPPAPAQIPAADPPPSQEPSHESLQEKVPAEPIPAASASQRPAPKPSAQHSSPEMAPAPRPRAPQTQKGTAVSPGDLETTID; from the coding sequence ATGCCCAAGAACGTCGGGGAAGTGGAATACGCAGCCGGTGTCGTCCTCGCCGGCAAATATCGAATCGTTAGGCGTCTGGGCGGCGGCGCCATGGGCACGGTTTACGAGGTTACGCAAACGGATCTCGAGCGAACGTGCGCCGTCAAAGTCATGAAAGCGTCGCTCGCGCGGGACGCTGCGATGGTGGCGCGATTTCGCGCCGAAGCGCAGACGCATTCTCTCCTCGAGGGGAGCGCACACATTTGCACGGTCTTCGATTTTGGCGGCCTCGATGATGCGGATGGCACTCCCTTTTATGCGATGACGCTCCTGCGCGGCCGTCCGCTGAGCGAGTTGATTCATTACTATTACGCCATCAAGCAACGGCGTTTCCCGCCCAAAATCGCATTGGCGATTGCCCATCAGATCAGCAAAGCACTCGCGTTTGCGCACGAGCGAGGCGTGGTCCACTGCGATATCAAACCCGAGAACCTCTTCGTGCACGTGCTGGGCCAAACCTGGTGGGTGCTCGTCGTCGATTTCGGAATTGCGCATCGCGTAGCTTCCACCGTGCGCACCGACGACCTGTTCATCGGCACGCCGCCCTTCTCCCCGCGCGAGCAAGTCCTCGGTCGACAGCCCTCGCCCAAGATGGACATTCACGCGGTGGGCGTCGTCCTTTTCATCTTGCTCACCGGCCGCGCGCCCTACGCGCACCTGGGCGCCGCGGGTCTGGCCGCCGTGCTCTCGGCCCGGCCGCCCGCGGCACCGCTCCTTAGCCAATTCGGAGACTACCCGCGCGACCTCACCGCGCTGATCGCGCGCTGCCTTTCCCACAATGCGGATGAGCGCCCCGACGCGCGCTACCTCGCCGCGCGCTTTCACGACCTCGCGAACGAGCTTCCCGAGTCGGCAGCCCGCCCCGACGAGAGCCCCAAACCCGCGCTCACCGCACCGATCACGCCATCGGAAACGCCGCTGGCCATCAGCCGCTGGCAGCAGGACCAGGACAAATGGGACCGCACGCAGCGTCGATTGCAACGCCGCGAGAGTTTGCGCCGGCTCGGGAAGCGCACCGGGGTGACCCTGGCCATCGCATTCGGCGTGGCGGGCGCTTCGTCCACCGGCGTTCTCCTTCTTCGCAAGCCCGCCGTCCCGCCGCCTGCGCCTGCGCAAATACCCGCCGCCGATCCGCCACCTTCGCAAGAGCCTTCGCACGAGTCTTTGCAAGAAAAAGTCCCTGCGGAGCCAATCCCCGCGGCCTCCGCAAGCCAACGCCCCGCGCCCAAGCCGTCCGCGCAACATTCTTCTCCCGAAATGGCACCCGCACCGCGGCCCCGCGCACCTCAAACCCAAAAGGGAACGGCCGTCAGCCCTGGCGACCTCGAGACCACCATCGATTGA
- a CDS encoding amino acid ABC transporter ATP-binding protein codes for MVVLKGVNKWYGQLHVLRDVNLEIAAGEVVVVIGPSGSGKSTLCRAINRLETIQGGEIRFAGRPLPEEGAALAKLRSEVGMVFQSFNLFAHKSILENVMLAPIKVLKEPEEEARTRGLALLERVGIKNQADKYPAQLSGGQQQRAAIARALAMRPKAMLFDEPTSALDPEMVNEVLDVMTSLAKGGMTMIVVTHEMGFARRAAHRVVFMADGQVVEQAPPEQFFDDPKTDRAKDFLSKILTH; via the coding sequence TTGGTGGTGCTCAAGGGGGTCAACAAGTGGTACGGGCAACTGCACGTGCTGCGGGACGTGAACCTGGAGATCGCAGCGGGTGAGGTCGTGGTGGTCATCGGGCCGTCCGGCTCGGGCAAATCCACGCTGTGCCGCGCCATTAACCGCCTCGAAACGATCCAGGGCGGGGAAATTCGCTTCGCGGGCCGCCCGCTTCCCGAAGAGGGTGCTGCGCTGGCCAAACTGCGGAGCGAGGTCGGCATGGTGTTTCAGTCGTTCAATCTCTTCGCGCACAAGTCTATCCTCGAGAATGTGATGCTCGCCCCCATCAAGGTGCTCAAAGAGCCCGAGGAAGAGGCGCGAACGCGCGGCCTCGCCTTGCTCGAGCGCGTGGGCATCAAGAACCAGGCCGACAAATACCCGGCGCAGCTTTCCGGCGGGCAGCAGCAACGCGCCGCCATTGCGCGGGCGCTGGCCATGCGCCCCAAAGCCATGCTCTTCGACGAGCCCACCAGCGCGCTCGATCCCGAAATGGTGAACGAGGTTCTCGACGTCATGACCAGCCTGGCCAAAGGTGGGATGACCATGATCGTCGTCACGCACGAGATGGGGTTTGCCCGCCGCGCAGCGCATCGCGTCGTATTCATGGCCGACGGGCAGGTCGTCGAGCAGGCCCCGCCGGAACAATTTTTCGACGACCCGAAAACCGATCGGGCCAAAGATTTCTTGTCGAAGATCCTAACGCACTAA